A part of Candidatus Delongbacteria bacterium genomic DNA contains:
- a CDS encoding c-type cytochrome, with protein MKTRFLTHGLPRFLLLGLFLGACDDIGESNDNPLGDFQGYQDWPILSTDHIAPEVLGSAHEGDDPRFTRVNFGNVRRSGNHVLEGSVVVMETSRQEGYTVIWPEALGIVAMRKLAPGSSPESDDWEWFELALTRNAILQQGTNLGGGSCNSCHGTAEDAGALSFAFCLQPESTSFASSVLPIFQQNCVSCHGGTNGLTLSSWASTMAGGNSGAVVVPGDAVGSLLYQKINGMGGIMPPSGPPLSSSQIATIGQWIDEGAGNN; from the coding sequence ATGAAGACTCGATTCCTGACTCACGGTCTGCCCCGATTCCTGTTGCTGGGACTTTTTCTGGGCGCTTGTGATGACATTGGCGAGAGCAACGACAATCCTCTTGGGGATTTCCAGGGATACCAGGACTGGCCCATTCTCAGCACCGATCACATCGCTCCCGAGGTGCTGGGATCGGCACACGAAGGCGATGATCCGCGTTTCACGCGGGTGAACTTCGGCAACGTGCGCCGCAGCGGAAACCACGTGCTGGAAGGCAGTGTGGTGGTCATGGAGACCTCGCGCCAGGAAGGGTACACCGTGATCTGGCCCGAAGCGCTGGGCATCGTGGCCATGAGGAAGCTGGCTCCGGGCAGCAGTCCGGAAAGCGATGACTGGGAATGGTTCGAACTGGCGCTCACGCGCAATGCCATCCTCCAGCAGGGCACGAATCTGGGCGGGGGGTCCTGCAACTCCTGCCATGGCACGGCCGAGGATGCGGGTGCGCTGTCTTTCGCCTTCTGCCTGCAACCGGAATCCACCTCCTTCGCCAGTTCCGTGTTGCCCATCTTCCAGCAGAACTGTGTGAGCTGCCACGGCGGGACCAATGGGCTGACCTTGTCCTCGTGGGCCAGCACGATGGCCGGTGGCAACAGCGGGGCCGTGGTGGTGCCCGGCGACGCGGTGGGCAGCCTCCTGTACCAGAAGATCAATGGCATGGGAGGCATCATGCCACCCTCCGGACCGCCCCTTTCCAGTTCGCAGATCGCGACCATCGGCCAGTGGATCGATGAGGGTGCCGGCAACAATTGA
- a CDS encoding cytochrome P460 family protein: MTHRIMCSCLLGLVASALLLTGCDSDDGDAMDNGVVVGESAFQAYLSWQEVDYTIDGTPGLGNAHQGELEDYARRIFMNPTALSSSGERYDEGSIIVKETFSYDAAGNRVLPAGGALLAMVKRGGDFNPAAAGWEWFELGTDGTVLARGGAEMMAGACNGCHGAAPGYGGLDFVFHHPAQVVADAARFSGFENWTRIAETVEDHDFLQSAHQSSSGNALRRVYKKQEMANPDQGEYPVGTTLVKSVELDGSIMEITGMVKRGAGFNPAAGDWEWFMLDPADHSIAARGGADMLDGMCNGCHSHANPEEGYGLDFVFHHPGDAFNSGGGYVAQPAHLSDYRDWQQVDYTIDASNGLGTAHMGGDALFSRRVFANRPLDPVSNQYPVGTVLVKETFTFDESGNWEWPEQMGVLAMAKRGAGFNPGAGDWEWLVLSNDGTQITARGGMDMLNGMCNGCHAAATTYDGFDFVFQHPGRSSFGINDLLLYGDWSVVGEATGDHDFLNTAHGGADATRRVYKKQLDANPEPVPGDEAWPTGTMFVKEVWVDGSVLPARAGMIKRSGDFNPEGGGWEYVMFEGDGTVLVQGGSETSCSSCHSHANRGEGYGLDWVFSHADDPFNN, from the coding sequence ATGACACACAGGATCATGTGCAGCTGCCTGCTGGGGCTGGTCGCGAGCGCCCTGCTGCTGACCGGCTGCGATTCGGACGACGGTGATGCAATGGACAATGGTGTGGTGGTTGGCGAGAGCGCTTTCCAGGCTTACCTGTCCTGGCAGGAAGTGGATTACACCATCGACGGCACGCCCGGTCTGGGCAACGCACACCAGGGCGAGCTGGAAGATTATGCCCGGCGCATCTTCATGAACCCGACCGCGCTGTCGTCCAGTGGCGAGCGTTACGACGAGGGGTCGATCATCGTCAAGGAGACCTTCAGCTACGATGCCGCAGGCAACCGCGTGTTGCCCGCGGGCGGTGCCCTGCTGGCCATGGTCAAGCGTGGTGGAGATTTCAACCCGGCTGCCGCGGGCTGGGAATGGTTCGAGCTCGGCACCGATGGCACCGTTCTCGCCCGCGGTGGTGCCGAGATGATGGCTGGCGCCTGCAACGGCTGCCATGGCGCCGCGCCCGGGTACGGTGGACTTGATTTTGTGTTTCATCATCCCGCACAGGTCGTGGCCGATGCCGCTCGCTTCAGCGGTTTCGAGAACTGGACCCGGATTGCGGAGACCGTGGAGGACCATGATTTCCTTCAGAGCGCCCACCAGTCTTCCTCGGGCAATGCTCTGAGACGTGTATACAAGAAGCAGGAAATGGCCAACCCGGATCAGGGAGAATATCCTGTAGGCACCACTCTGGTGAAGAGTGTCGAGCTGGATGGCTCGATCATGGAAATCACCGGCATGGTCAAGCGTGGCGCCGGTTTCAACCCGGCTGCCGGTGATTGGGAATGGTTCATGCTGGATCCCGCGGATCACAGCATCGCGGCTCGCGGTGGTGCCGACATGCTGGACGGCATGTGCAATGGCTGCCACAGCCATGCCAATCCGGAAGAAGGCTATGGTCTGGACTTCGTGTTCCACCATCCTGGAGATGCCTTCAATTCAGGCGGAGGATATGTGGCCCAGCCTGCCCACCTGAGCGACTACCGGGACTGGCAGCAGGTGGACTACACCATCGACGCCAGCAATGGCCTGGGCACGGCGCACATGGGGGGCGACGCCCTCTTCAGCCGGCGCGTGTTCGCCAATCGGCCGCTGGATCCGGTGAGCAACCAGTATCCGGTAGGCACGGTTCTGGTGAAGGAGACGTTCACCTTCGATGAAAGCGGCAACTGGGAATGGCCCGAGCAGATGGGCGTGCTGGCGATGGCCAAGCGGGGCGCGGGTTTCAACCCGGGCGCCGGGGACTGGGAGTGGCTGGTGCTGTCCAACGACGGCACCCAGATCACCGCACGCGGCGGAATGGACATGCTGAATGGCATGTGCAATGGCTGCCATGCGGCCGCCACCACCTATGACGGATTCGATTTCGTGTTCCAGCATCCCGGCCGCTCCAGTTTCGGAATCAATGACCTGCTGCTCTACGGCGACTGGTCCGTGGTGGGCGAGGCCACCGGCGATCATGATTTCCTCAACACCGCGCACGGCGGGGCGGACGCGACCCGTCGGGTCTACAAGAAGCAGCTGGACGCGAATCCGGAACCGGTCCCCGGCGACGAGGCCTGGCCCACGGGCACGATGTTCGTCAAGGAAGTCTGGGTGGATGGGAGCGTTCTGCCCGCCCGCGCAGGGATGATCAAGCGTTCCGGCGATTTCAACCCCGAGGGTGGGGGCTGGGAGTACGTCATGTTCGAGGGCGACGGCACGGTACTGGTTCAAGGAGGCAGCGAGACCAGCTGCTCTTCCTGCCACAGCCATGCCAACCGTGGCGAGGGCTATGGACTGGACTGGGTCTTCAGTCATGCGGACGACCCCTTCAACAATTGA